The segment AACTTATTATCACCTATACATGCAAGAACCTATCCAAAATTGGGTATCATTTTATCAGCAGGCTTTATTTATTCATGCTTTTATACTTGTACAAACTACAACATGGTGGTTCAACAGAAAACTAaacagtctcttggggaaaaagaacacaagcaagaaaatgTCAAAACAAGATTGTGAGTTgggttactcagacttcaccctaccACTCACTTCCCATTTATCCCACCCCCACCAAAAAAAtttgcaattgtccccaatgtaataaaagtaaatgaatagggTAGTAGGTGAAGCAAATATGTGGCGCATAGCTccaaagaattatcaacatgtGGGTCTGTCCGGTTTCCCGGAACCCACCATATCATCACTTGgtacaccctcagtagtgcccgCATCAATTTCCGCAACATAAGTGATGCTCCTTTAACTGATCGTTGATATCGAACTAGACACCCCAGCAACCATCTCCACCTCTCTCTGCTGCTGAATCTCCTCATCAGCCAAAGAATCTCTCCTCGCCCGCTCTAACTCTGTCCTCTCTCTTTACTGCATGGGCCTCATCACTGGCTTCCGTAGTATGGCTGGAACAGTGCCTTTTAGTACGGGTCCGCTTCTTAGGTTGTGACTCAATAGGAGGCTTTAATAAAGTGTCTAGTACTGTATACTCCGCTAGCTCGATGGGAGAACTCTCAATCTCAGTCCCCCTCATCTCTAAGATAACATCCACATCAGAGCGAAAACTATCAACCGCAACATGCAGAGTAGAGAGGTCTATAGTAGGGGTTGGTCGTGCTAGCACCCGCAGCTCGAAGGCGTCTAGGTGTTGGTGAACCACCCATATTTTATGCTCTATCTTCTGGGCCACTCTGTTCTCAATTCAGTCCTCGACCTTAGCAATGGATTTTTGCATCCAAGGATGCATGTGGTGGAGCAGGGTGGCCATCTGAGCCTGTAACTTCTAAACCCGTGCTAGAGGGATCATTGTTGCCAATTGGGTGTGGATCAGGATGAGCTAGGGTCTCGACTAGCGTCATGGGTGTAATCTTCCGGTGTGGTGTCGAAAGTATCAAAAGTAGTAGGATCAATCCCTTGGGCTAACTCCACTATGTTCGCTAAATTCTCACATAACAGAGGCATCTTTACCCTGGGCCCTCTCTGTGGTGCCGCTACATTGGCCTCATCTTTGATGAGGCCTATATCCACTGTCCTCATCGGGCTATGGAGTCTGTTATAGTTCCAAATGGGCACTCCGGCTTCCCTGCATATTTGGAAGATAAAACAAGCATAGGGGTAAGTAGTAGAGGTcttgaaagccctctcatgTATTACTGATATCAACATCCGAGCATATTATATATCCAACCCTGCTACCATGGCTACTACCTGCATTTCCCTAACCCATGTGACAACATTATCAGCATTTACAGGCAAAAGTCGGTGTCAAACCAGCAACCAGAAGAACATAGCCACAAAGGTGAGGGCCACCTTCTTTATTAATCCTCAGGGAGCTAACACCTAGTCAGCCCTCTGACCATTGATAGCCAGATGTTGAGCCAACCATATCTTAACTGTCTCTCATTTTTCTATGGTCCTCTGAAATGCGCCACTCTTTACAGTCTCCCGCCTGTAAACAAATTCTAGAGTAGTTAGGGCCCATTGTGTCCTCAAAGATATCAACTCGACAGCCCCGGAAGAGGACAGAGATGAGAGGGTCTTATTTGGTAGGTCTCGCCCGCCTATCCATGGAGAGTCTGAGAGTAGCCACATAGGAGGCATAAAACTTCCTGACTATCTCCTCGCAATAGGATTCCAAACTTTGAGCCATCCACTCAAACTTTTGCAGGTTGAATTATCTATGAACCTCGGGGACTGTGTGCAAACTCCCTGTGAGGACTCGGTGCTCCACCATAACTAGCCGGGTCGTCACCCCCTTTCTCATTCAGTATTTTGGCATCCCTGTAAAGCTTATGTTATCCATCAACGCACcaacaatttattttcttagcAAGAGTTGTTGGTTTAACTTATTGGGGTACAGGAGAAGACTCCGAGCTAGTAGCCTCATCAGACGAAGCTTGGTTGTCGTGGCCTTCCGACCTAGTGGCTCCCTGAGAGGCGGAACCGGAGACAGTGGCTTTATTTGACCCATAAAAGTGGGTCCACCCGGAGGCAGAAGCAGACTCAATCCCGAATGCTGAGTCTCCATCGGAACTAGATTCAGCCCCGGTTGGTGAGTCGGTTAGTGTGCGCTCaacatcagactgggaggcagtgactacgccgggaTTCACCTTTCGGGAGTCTCCTTTTGTGACCTGTGGAGTTGTAGTTTGGGTAGTGACACCCAAAGGGACGTACGCTGGGTCTTGTTCATTGTCGGAGTTGACAATCACCCAACGGGATGGGACAACAGACTTGGACTTTCCCCTTGCgtagatgatttttttcttgGGAGCCATTTGTAGAGTAGATGTTAATCTCAAAGCAGCATTGCTACACATGCAGAACACAGAGGAtggaaaaaatttcataaataaacaaCACAACTCTATTCTGCAGATTCAGATCGACAGCACTAACCGATGGTCCGTCGATatggtccgtcgttggacacttagaattattcaattaggaaaaaaattagaCTTATTAGATAGAAATGATGGAAGTGCGGAATAGTTTGTCAACTTCCGTCATCTAATAATGGACCATAGTCCACTTCCATCATTTAAGACTTAGACAATTATAGGTTGGTGCATTAGATGGACCCTATCGACATATCCTATCGACGGTGCGTCGATCAATCGACGGTCCATCAATGGGGTCTCGTCCTATTGTCCTGAGGCCTTTTAGCAAGGAATAACTTTTTAGACATTTCTTAACTCAATCAAGTTTAGACATGCAATTTCATCACCCACGAGTCAAATTCGTCATTCCTAACacaattattgttttaattCAGTCATAGTATGAACCCCTAAGTTAGAACTGCCAAAAACACAAAGATACCTACAATTTATTTAGAATAAGATGCTACACAACAGCTGTCTATCATTTAAGGGGACGTAACTACATTAGTTTTAGCATCCAATTTTATTAATGGGGTCCCAAGGTGAAGACCCACTTTCAAATTCCTACTTTCAACTATGAACAAGAATTCAaagttttttaagaaattgaaatatttttctgagCAATGGAGTGATTGTTTGCACTTGCAACCTTCCAATAATTATCCCACGCACCCGCGCTCGATCAGAGGTAGAAGAACTAAGGAGCAAAATCAGAATTTAGGGAGGAGAACGTTTGGGAATATAAGGATTTTGATTTGGGAGTGAGATGGGATTTGGAGAGGTTGggtttttgttataaatgaaGGAAATAAAGGGAGAGAAATGGTTATGGAAAGGAATTATTAAAGAATTTTAATGTGGGAATAAATGTGAACTGTTCTGTCCTTTAATATTACCGAGTTGGGTTGGGTCGCTGGTAGTATGGACTGATGAAACCCCGTAAATGGTTCGTAGGTAAGTTGATGGATCGTCGGCTAGACCCGTTGATTACTTATAGACTTAgctaaagtaataaatatactGGGATCTACGGACACCATCGACTGCCCATCGATTTGGTCCGTAGACCTCTGCATCAAACCATTTTCTACAGATTTTTACTTTTGCTCCCTACATATGTAACAGTCATTTGATATTCTTTATGTGTTTTTCTGGAAACTTTTTAGACGCAGACCCTATGCTAATCTCTAGCCAACACTAGTACACTAGCAAGAATATAATAAGactaaaatcaaaacaaaacaaaaaatacgACTATTCCTACAaagaaactaaaacatatcgttggctagaggatacaccTTGGGTTACCTCCAAAAAATGCTAGATTGAACGTCGTGGCACAACGCAGGCCCCTTCATTAGTTAGACTTCATCAAGAGGGTAggcctcaaccacttcatgcACACTCTCTGCATGTCCCAAGTAGATCTTTATCCATTGTCCGTTGTCCATGAACTTGGCAACTTCCTTGTTCTCCAACTTGACTTCTCCATGTGTAAACACTTTACCAATGAGGAACGGCCCAGTCCACTTGGACTTtagtttgcctggaaacaagtgtagcctagagttgaatagaagcacCAAATCACCAACTGCAAATCCTCGCTTTTCCATACTTTGGTCGTGATACTTATTCATCTTTTTCTTATAGATGGCTGAACTTTCATAGGCCTTAAAGGGaaactcatcaagctcattcaacctAATTAGTCTTTGTTCTGCCGCTTCAGTCTAATCAATCTTCAGTTTCTTTATTACCCAGATCGCCTTATTCTCTAACTCAAATGtcaagtgacaagccttccaatatacaagttggtatggggacatacctGTATGCAATGTGGTAtacccaaagagcatcatcaagcttccttgaccaatccattcTATTAGCATTCACCATTTTTGCCAGCATTTGCTTTATCTCACGATTGGACACCTTAACTTGCCCGCAAGTCTATGGATGGTTCAGGGTAGCCATATTATGTTGAACACCATATTTCTCCAAAATCCTTTTGAAGAATTTATAACAGAAGTGAGAGCCACAATCACTAATAAGGGTCCTAGGTGTaccaaatctagagaagatattctttttcaagaacgcggTGACACTCTTTCCTTCATTGTTAGATGCGCAATTTCTTCCACCCCTTTTGACACATAGTCGACCACTATAATTatatacttcatcccatgatAACTCACAAACGGGACCATAAAGACAATGCCccatacatcaaataactcaatcaccaaaatagaatttaaaggGAGTTCTTGCCTCTTCGAAATTCCTACTTCTCGTTGGCACCGATCACATGATTTGgtgaactcatgagcatcttggtgaaTAGTTGGCCACTAGTACCCACACTTCAAGATTTTATGCGCAGTCCAAATATCCTATGTTTCCCATGCATAGGCGAGGAGTGACATGCTTCCAAAATAATCAACATCTCAACCTCTGGTACACAATGGCAAATAATCCCACTGGCACAACTCCGGTATGAGTAAGGCTCATCCTAAAAGAAGTTTTTTACATCATACATAAACTTATTCCTCGAGTTGAAGGTCAAGTCTGATGGAACTATATCACTTGCCAGATAATttgcaaaatctgcgaaccaaggccaatacatgttcatcagGGAATGCATCATCAATTTCTGTTTTTCTCCCAATTCACACATAGCGTCATCCTCAAATATACATAAGAGGTAAGCCACATCATTCTCAGTCCCATTTATGCCTTTAACCTCTAAATCAAACTCTTGCAGCAATAATACCCATCTAATAAACCTTGGATTCGCATCCTTGTTTGTCATCAAGTACCTCAAAGCATAGTGGTCCATATGCACTATAATCCTcgtgccaagcaaataggagcaacacatttttgaaTGTGAACACTATCGGAAGAAACTCCTATCCAGTTGTCGTGCACTTCTTTTAAGCTTCATTTAGAGACTTACTTGCATAGTAAATGGGATAAAGAATTTTATCCCTTCTCTGTtccaataccacaccaagtgCAACCCCATTAGCATTACACATCACTTCAAATGGCTCATTCCAATCAGGTGAAATAATAATGGGAGCGGACACCAACTTCTTCTTCAAATCTCCAAATGCTTTTAGAAAGGATTCATTGAAATGGAACTTGTATTCCTTCTCGGGCAGTTTGCACAAAGGGTGtgcaaattttgaaaaatccttAATGAAACTCCGGTAAAATCCAGCATgtccaagaaagcttctcacaccttttacagagatgggTAGCGGGATCCTCTCTATCACTTCCACTTTAGCTAGATAAACCTCTATCCCCTTCTCCGagatgcgatgacccaacactataccttctttcaccataaagtgacaTTATTCCCAGTTAAGCACCAGATTACAATCTTCACATGTTTTTAGCACTTAAGCCAAATTACTCTAACACCGATCAAAGGAATCACCAaccacatgaaaatcatcatgAACACCTTAATAGTGTCATCCACTATATTAGAGAATATTGTTCTCATACATCACTAGAAGGTGGGCGgtgcattacataacccaaacGGAATCCTTTTGAATGCAAATGTCCCATAAAGTGGTTTTGTCTTGATCTTCAGGGGAAATAAAGATTTGATTGAGCCcaaataaccatcaagaaaataataccaCCTTTTTCCAGCGAGTCTGTCTAACATCTAATCCATAAAAGACATGGGGAAACGGTCCTTCTCAGTCCAAGCATTCAACTTTCGGTAGTCCATGTGAACTCTTCATTCGGTCACTGGCCTCATTGGAATAAGCTCGTTCCTCTCATAAGGCACCACTGTCATCCTACCCTttttaggtacacactgaataGGACACACCCAAGCAATAAGGTAAATGACTCTgacatccaaccacttgatgatttCTTTTTCAACCTCCATTAGTGCGCAATACTTGGATTGTGATCTTGCATGAGTTGGTTTTTATGGGAGCAAATACTGAGAGAAATCCCAATAATGTCTGTTATAGTCCACCCAATGGCTCGTTTGAACCTTTTCAATACCGCCACTAAACACTCCACTTGTGCCCCAATCAAATCTGATGCGATTATCACCAGTAACGTGTCATATCTATCCAAGAACACATGCATGAGATGAAGCAGTAGAGACTTAAGGTCTAATTTTGGGGCCTCTTTAATAGGTGGTTCCGTAGTGGAGATTCGTGATGCTTCATGTCCAACTATAATTTCTTCGATTTTGACCGATATTCATTCCTTTCAAGTTCAGCCACCAAACACCCATACTCTTTAATATCATCACTGTCAAAATTTGTGATTATTGTCGCTAGTGCTTCAACACCTAGTCGCTTTTCTATTTGTACCTCGAACATACTTTAAACCCTGTACGCTAAGCAAATACCGTTTGGAGCACACCAATCTACTTCATCGATCTACATATGTGGAAAGTTTCTTCTTCGTTgttcaacctaaacttcatctgccctttttccatatcaaccaatGCACGCCCGGTATCAAGAGATGGCCTCCCTAGAATAATGGGAACCTCAAAGTCAACCTCATAgtcaaaaatcacaaaatcagccagaaatataaatgactccactttcagtagc is part of the Solanum lycopersicum chromosome 1, SLM_r2.1 genome and harbors:
- the LOC138342314 gene encoding uncharacterized protein, whose amino-acid sequence is MVKEGIVLGHRISEKGIEVYLAKVEVIERIPLPISVKGVRSFLGHAGFYRSFIKDFSKFAHPLCKLPEKEYKFHFNESFLKAFGDLKKKLVSAPIIISPDWNEPFEVMCNANGVALGVVLEQRRDKILYPIYYANFANYLASDIVPSDLTFNSRNKFMYDTCGQVKVSNREIKQMLAKMVNANRMDWSRKLDDALWVYHIAYSNAALRLTSTLQMAPKKKIIYARGKSKSVVPSRWVIVNSDNEQDPAYVPLGVTTQTTTPQVTKGDSRKVNPGVVTASQSDVERTLTDSPTGAESSSDGDSAFGIESASASGWTHFYGSNKATVSGSASQGATRSEGHDNQASSDEATSSESSPVPQ